CTTCTGATGTTTCCCTGGCATTGTTTCGTATAAATTGTTGCGAAGCATCAGGAAATTTATTTGCAAATTCTACACTTTCTCTGATTAGTTTAGCAATGTCGGATTTTACTTTATTAGGTAATGAGCGTTTAATTGCAATACATCCAAGTGGCAAAGGCATATTTGTTTCTTTTTCCCACATTTCTCCTAAATCAGCAATTTTATGCAAACCTCTTTTTTTGTATGTAAAACGGGTTTCGTGAATAACCAATCCAGCATCTGCTTCACCTGAAAGGACTACTTCTTCAATATCAGAAAATAAATATTCGTGAATATTGTTTTTATGTGGTTGCCAGAAAATATTTAACAACATACCTGCAGTTGTATATGCACCGGGAATTGCAATTTTTACATCTTTTATTTCATCAGGATAAATTTTCCTTTTGCTAATTAGAAGCGGACCGTTACCAAAACCCAAAGCAGCACCTGCTGGTAGAATCTGATACTTTTCTGATACATGCGAGTATGCATGAAAACTTAGCTTTGTTATGTCTAAATATTC
Above is a genomic segment from Bacteroidia bacterium containing:
- a CDS encoding 1,4-dihydroxy-6-naphthoate synthase; protein product: MKLSLGFSPCPNDTYIFDAIVNKRILINGYEFDIELADVENLNKHAFKEYLDITKLSFHAYSHVSEKYQILPAGAALGFGNGPLLISKRKIYPDEIKDVKIAIPGAYTTAGMLLNIFWQPHKNNIHEYLFSDIEEVVLSGEADAGLVIHETRFTYKKRGLHKIADLGEMWEKETNMPLPLGCIAIKRSLPNKVKSDIAKLIRESVEFANKFPDASQQFIRNNARETSEDITRQHISLYVNEFSTNLGKKGEEAINHFFKLGIEKNICPNLFEPIYI